One genomic window of Streptomonospora nanhaiensis includes the following:
- a CDS encoding DUF4380 domain-containing protein: MSGPVRAAREGAGPDERVVLDNGVLRLTAAPGLGGRVLSLRLAGREFLYRNPRLLDAGLRRREGVRLDPVEGPMSAWNNVGGDKTWPAPQGWSGPGEWAGPPDPVLDSGAYAAEVGALGGGAAVLTMTSGDDPRTGLRLRRRITLEPGASGYRLDLTARNTADAPRTWALWNVTQLDGAARADDGGVYVGVAGEGPHTVPLVAGDATPRVVEHAPGVLRVPAQDVVGKVGFPTAAGWIRHVGAAGALTQTFTPAPGAYPDQGSRVEVWLEYPLEHPLAHLGGLRPQDRVVECEVLGPLTELAPGEEASLSIAFDLAPAGA; the protein is encoded by the coding sequence GTGAGCGGGCCGGTGCGCGCCGCGCGCGAGGGCGCCGGGCCCGACGAGCGCGTGGTCCTGGACAACGGCGTGCTGCGGCTGACCGCCGCACCCGGCCTGGGCGGGCGCGTGCTGTCGCTGCGCCTGGCCGGCCGGGAGTTCCTGTACCGCAACCCGCGCCTGCTCGACGCCGGCCTGCGGCGCCGCGAGGGCGTGCGCCTCGACCCCGTCGAGGGGCCGATGAGCGCCTGGAACAACGTCGGCGGCGACAAGACCTGGCCGGCCCCGCAGGGCTGGTCGGGCCCCGGAGAGTGGGCCGGCCCGCCCGACCCCGTGCTGGACTCCGGGGCCTACGCCGCCGAGGTCGGCGCCCTCGGCGGCGGCGCCGCCGTGCTCACCATGACCAGCGGCGACGACCCGCGCACCGGCCTGCGCCTGCGCCGCCGGATCACCCTGGAGCCCGGCGCTTCCGGGTACCGGCTGGACCTGACCGCGCGCAACACCGCCGACGCCCCGCGCACCTGGGCGCTGTGGAACGTCACCCAGCTCGACGGCGCCGCGCGCGCCGACGACGGCGGCGTCTACGTCGGCGTGGCCGGCGAGGGGCCGCACACCGTGCCCCTGGTCGCCGGTGACGCCACCCCCCGCGTGGTCGAGCACGCGCCCGGCGTGCTGCGGGTGCCCGCCCAGGACGTGGTCGGCAAGGTCGGGTTCCCCACCGCCGCGGGCTGGATCCGCCACGTGGGCGCCGCCGGCGCTCTGACCCAGACTTTCACCCCGGCGCCGGGCGCCTACCCCGACCAGGGGTCGCGGGTCGAGGTGTGGCTGGAGTACCCGCTGGAGCACCCCTTGGCGCACTTGGGCGGGCTGCGGCCCCAAGACCGGGTGGTGGAGTGCGAGGTGCTGGGGCCGCTCACCGAGCTCGCCCCCGGCGAGGAGGCCTCGCTGAGCATCGCGTTCGACCTGGCGCCCGCCGGGGC
- a CDS encoding ABC transporter permease, translating into MTTTTPVPGAAAPARRDLVGRYGRRLNEIGLLAAIVLLYVVLGASASGFLSLDNQLGLLRNAATIGIAAWGVTLVIVAGEIDISIGPAVAFASVLVAKGAAEWNLGVAGAIALTLLLGVAWGALAGWLRARFNVPSFITTLGLWSVLGGLALYMTDALPVPLPESAVFDVLGGSVLGVPTSALVMLALFAVFAYVARYTAYGRSVYAIGGNAAAARLAGLNVTRVRVLLFATTGLLAAITGILLAARLGSGNGGAAAGLEFDVIAAVVIGGTALAGGRGSLLGTFLGVVFISVIANGLVLLGVNPFFQDVVRGLIIVAAVLVNVLVNSRSAANRLT; encoded by the coding sequence ATGACCACCACCACCCCAGTCCCCGGCGCCGCCGCCCCCGCGCGGCGCGACCTCGTCGGCCGCTACGGCCGCAGGCTCAACGAGATCGGCCTGCTGGCCGCCATCGTGCTCCTCTACGTCGTGCTCGGCGCCTCCGCCAGCGGCTTCCTGAGCCTGGACAACCAGCTCGGCCTGCTGCGCAACGCCGCGACCATCGGCATCGCCGCCTGGGGCGTGACGCTGGTGATCGTGGCGGGCGAGATCGACATCAGCATCGGCCCGGCCGTGGCCTTCGCCTCGGTCCTGGTCGCCAAGGGCGCCGCCGAGTGGAACCTCGGCGTGGCCGGGGCGATCGCCCTCACCCTGCTGCTGGGTGTGGCCTGGGGCGCCCTGGCCGGGTGGCTGCGCGCCCGGTTCAACGTCCCCTCCTTCATCACCACGCTGGGCCTGTGGAGCGTCCTGGGCGGGCTCGCGCTGTACATGACCGACGCGCTGCCCGTGCCGCTGCCCGAGAGCGCCGTCTTCGACGTCCTGGGCGGATCGGTCCTGGGCGTCCCCACCTCCGCCCTGGTCATGCTCGCCCTGTTCGCGGTGTTCGCCTACGTGGCCCGCTACACCGCCTACGGGCGCTCGGTCTACGCCATCGGCGGCAACGCCGCCGCCGCCCGCCTGGCCGGGCTGAACGTCACCCGGGTGCGGGTGCTGCTGTTCGCCACCACCGGCCTGCTCGCCGCCATCACCGGGATCCTGCTGGCCGCCCGGCTGGGATCGGGCAACGGCGGCGCGGCCGCCGGACTGGAGTTCGACGTCATCGCGGCCGTGGTCATCGGCGGCACCGCGCTGGCCGGCGGGCGCGGGTCCCTGCTGGGCACGTTCCTGGGCGTGGTGTTCATCAGCGTCATCGCCAACGGCCTGGTGCTGCTGGGCGTCAACCCCTTCTTCCAGGACGTCGTGCGCGGCCTCATCATCGTCGCCGCCGTCCTGGTGAACGTCCTGGTCAACAGCCGCTCGGCCGCCAACCGCCTCACTTGA
- a CDS encoding sugar ABC transporter ATP-binding protein, whose translation MSSDTPSSAAPGPGRAAPNGPASNTAPGSVPGSVPGTAPGTGAPASAPGAVVAATRAVAKSYPGVRALDGVDFEVRAGEVRALLGRNGAGKSTLIRLLCGVETPDEGTVEIGGTPLADGGVRRAAELGVGTVHQELSLVPQLSAAENLCLGAWPTAGGRIDHTAIRAGAREAFAELGVDIDPDTPVGELPLAQQQLVEIARALRSRPRLLILDEPTSALAAGEAEIVLAAVTRVAGRGVGVVYVSHRLDEIRRVADTVTVMRDGAVVETTPVRGATTARIVSLMLGREEEEPVRRPAGAVDRSGTPLLSVRDLAVPPKVDAVSFDLYPGEVLGLAGLMGSGRTEVLRALAGFAPSTGTVAVEGDTVARRTPRAMKRLGVGITPEDRKGEGVVPLLGVSENMVLTWFGGASTAGTVRPSRVSAIGRGLVERLSIKTARPDTPIVNLSGGNQQKAVIGRWLHARSRILLLDEPTRGVDVEAKAQIYRIVRELADHGAAVLFVSSELEELPLVCDRVLTLRAGRLERELTGDDITLDNIMTAAMAA comes from the coding sequence ATGAGCAGCGACACCCCGTCCTCGGCGGCACCCGGCCCCGGTCGGGCCGCCCCGAACGGCCCCGCCTCCAACACCGCCCCCGGCAGTGTCCCCGGCAGTGTTCCCGGCACCGCCCCCGGCACCGGCGCCCCCGCCTCCGCCCCCGGCGCCGTCGTGGCCGCCACGCGCGCCGTGGCCAAGTCCTACCCGGGAGTCCGGGCTCTGGACGGCGTCGACTTCGAGGTCCGCGCCGGCGAGGTCCGCGCGCTGCTGGGCCGCAACGGCGCCGGCAAGTCCACCCTCATCCGCCTGCTGTGCGGGGTGGAGACCCCGGATGAGGGCACCGTCGAGATCGGCGGCACGCCCCTGGCCGACGGCGGCGTCCGCCGGGCCGCCGAACTCGGCGTCGGCACCGTCCACCAGGAGCTGAGCCTGGTGCCCCAGCTCTCGGCGGCCGAGAACCTCTGCCTGGGCGCCTGGCCCACCGCCGGCGGCCGGATCGACCACACCGCCATCCGGGCCGGCGCCCGCGAGGCGTTCGCGGAACTGGGCGTCGACATCGACCCCGACACCCCCGTCGGCGAGCTGCCCCTGGCCCAGCAGCAGCTCGTGGAGATCGCGCGGGCGCTGCGCTCGCGCCCCCGGCTGCTCATCCTCGACGAGCCCACCAGCGCCCTGGCCGCCGGCGAGGCCGAGATCGTGCTGGCCGCGGTCACCCGCGTCGCCGGGCGCGGTGTCGGCGTCGTCTACGTCAGCCACCGCCTGGACGAGATCCGCCGGGTCGCCGACACCGTCACCGTCATGCGCGACGGCGCGGTCGTGGAGACCACCCCGGTGCGCGGGGCCACCACCGCCCGCATCGTGTCGCTCATGCTGGGCCGCGAGGAGGAGGAGCCGGTGCGCCGCCCCGCCGGGGCGGTCGACCGCTCGGGCACCCCGCTGCTGTCGGTGCGCGACCTGGCCGTGCCGCCCAAGGTGGACGCGGTCTCCTTCGACCTCTACCCCGGCGAGGTGCTGGGGCTGGCCGGGCTCATGGGCTCGGGCCGCACCGAGGTCCTGCGCGCCCTGGCCGGTTTCGCCCCCTCCACGGGCACCGTCGCGGTGGAGGGCGACACCGTGGCCCGCCGCACGCCCCGCGCCATGAAGCGCCTGGGCGTGGGCATCACCCCCGAGGACCGCAAGGGCGAGGGCGTCGTCCCCCTGCTGGGGGTCTCGGAGAACATGGTGCTGACCTGGTTCGGCGGCGCCTCCACCGCCGGCACCGTGCGGCCCTCGCGGGTGTCGGCCATCGGCCGCGGCCTGGTCGAGCGCCTCTCCATCAAGACCGCCCGGCCCGACACCCCGATCGTCAACCTCAGCGGCGGCAACCAGCAGAAGGCCGTCATCGGCCGCTGGCTGCACGCCAGGAGCCGGATCCTGCTGCTGGACGAGCCCACGCGCGGCGTCGACGTGGAGGCCAAGGCGCAGATCTACCGGATCGTGCGCGAGCTGGCCGACCACGGCGCGGCGGTCCTCTTCGTCTCCAGCGAGCTGGAGGAGCTGCCCCTGGTGTGCGACCGGGTGCTCACCCTGCGCGCGGGCCGGCTGGAGCGGGAGCTCACCGGCGACGACATCACCCTGGACAACATCATGACCGCCGCGATGGCGGCCTGA
- a CDS encoding substrate-binding domain-containing protein, with translation MSRWPQRPPGRDRAGGRARLGTRAFAAAAAVLCLVSLAGCAGGRLGENGRVGIVYMDAQGYYAGVREGLRDHAEEQGRGFQLLELNAQGDASEESTFVDVTASAGVDALVLSPVSATASVPAVRLAHESGIPVVCYNTCINDEAARKYVTSYILGDPHEFGRLLGEAAADHFESEGVTDPDIAVLNCEFVEVCVQRREGFEEALFARLPDAEIVANQQGATIDEAVEVGERVLTAHPDVDAFYGEAGGATMGAVRAVNAGGRAGEVVVFGSDMSTDAARALADHTVLKANVDISGLVVGRMAGETVEEIIAGDAPEEFITDAPIDLYTTPEDGARWLEEHPDGIP, from the coding sequence ATGTCTCGATGGCCGCAGCGCCCGCCCGGGCGTGACCGCGCCGGCGGCCGCGCCCGCCTCGGCACCCGTGCCTTCGCCGCCGCGGCGGCGGTGCTGTGCCTGGTCTCCCTCGCGGGGTGCGCCGGGGGCAGGCTCGGTGAGAACGGGCGCGTCGGCATCGTCTACATGGACGCGCAGGGCTACTACGCCGGGGTGCGCGAGGGGCTGCGCGACCACGCCGAGGAGCAGGGGCGCGGGTTCCAGCTGCTGGAGCTGAACGCCCAGGGCGACGCGTCCGAGGAGAGCACGTTCGTGGACGTCACGGCCTCGGCCGGGGTCGACGCCCTCGTGCTCTCCCCGGTCTCGGCGACCGCCTCCGTCCCGGCGGTGCGGCTGGCCCACGAGAGCGGCATCCCCGTCGTCTGCTACAACACCTGCATCAACGACGAGGCGGCCCGCAAGTACGTCACCTCCTACATCCTGGGCGACCCCCACGAGTTCGGCCGCCTTCTCGGCGAGGCCGCCGCCGACCACTTCGAGAGCGAGGGCGTCACCGACCCCGACATCGCCGTCCTCAACTGCGAGTTCGTCGAGGTCTGCGTCCAGCGGCGCGAGGGCTTCGAGGAGGCGCTGTTCGCCCGCCTGCCCGATGCCGAGATCGTCGCCAACCAGCAGGGCGCCACGATCGACGAGGCCGTCGAGGTGGGCGAGCGCGTGCTGACCGCCCACCCCGACGTCGACGCCTTCTACGGCGAGGCGGGCGGCGCCACCATGGGCGCGGTGCGCGCGGTCAACGCCGGCGGACGCGCGGGCGAGGTGGTGGTCTTCGGCAGCGACATGTCCACCGACGCGGCCCGCGCCCTGGCCGACCACACCGTGCTCAAGGCCAACGTCGACATCTCCGGCCTGGTCGTGGGCCGCATGGCCGGGGAGACGGTCGAGGAGATCATCGCGGGCGACGCGCCCGAGGAGTTCATCACGGACGCGCCCATCGACCTCTACACCACGCCCGAGGACGGCGCCCGGTGGCTGGAGGAGCACCCGGACGGGATCCCCTGA
- a CDS encoding zinc-dependent alcohol dehydrogenase family protein, whose amino-acid sequence MNTTTTAPTPATMRGVRLPGDSTAVVDTLPVPEPGPGQVLLRIGASGICGSDIGFIYHEHKTHRGIDGPAYRGVVAGHEPSGTVVRAGAGCRRFGPGDRVIVYHIAGCGLCDNCRRGFMISCTAPARAAYGWQRDGGHAQYLLAEESTCVPLPDELSFVDGALIACGFGTAYEGLRRIGVNGDGDLLVVGLGPVGLAAGMVGRGMGAARVIGVEPSRRRRDWAAGLDVFDAVAAPEEAADTVAAATAGRGAATVIDCSGSRPGRSLALEQAAEWGRVSLVGEGGTLETEVSDTLLHKQLTLYASWVTSLPAMAELARNLVRWGLSPERVVSDRFDLADADAAYRLAAGESRGKVVLTAGAGQR is encoded by the coding sequence TTGAACACGACCACCACCGCGCCGACGCCCGCGACCATGCGCGGGGTCCGGCTGCCGGGCGACTCCACCGCCGTGGTCGACACCCTGCCCGTGCCCGAGCCCGGCCCCGGCCAGGTGCTGCTGCGCATCGGCGCGTCGGGCATCTGCGGCAGCGACATCGGGTTCATCTACCACGAGCACAAGACCCACCGGGGCATCGACGGCCCCGCCTACCGCGGGGTCGTCGCCGGGCACGAGCCCTCGGGCACGGTCGTGCGGGCCGGGGCCGGCTGCCGCCGGTTCGGCCCCGGCGACCGGGTGATCGTCTACCACATCGCCGGGTGCGGGCTGTGCGACAACTGCCGCCGCGGGTTCATGATCAGCTGCACCGCCCCGGCGCGGGCCGCCTACGGCTGGCAGCGCGACGGCGGCCACGCCCAGTACCTGCTGGCCGAGGAGTCCACCTGCGTCCCGCTGCCCGACGAGCTGTCGTTCGTGGACGGCGCCCTCATCGCCTGCGGGTTCGGCACCGCCTACGAGGGCCTGCGGCGCATCGGGGTCAACGGCGACGGCGACCTGCTCGTCGTCGGCCTGGGCCCCGTCGGGCTGGCGGCCGGGATGGTCGGCCGGGGCATGGGCGCCGCCCGCGTCATCGGCGTGGAGCCCTCCCGGCGGCGCCGCGACTGGGCGGCCGGCCTCGACGTCTTCGACGCCGTGGCCGCGCCCGAGGAGGCGGCCGACACGGTCGCCGCCGCAACCGCCGGGCGCGGCGCCGCCACGGTGATCGACTGCTCGGGTTCGCGGCCGGGCCGCTCGCTGGCCCTGGAGCAGGCCGCCGAGTGGGGGCGGGTGTCGCTGGTGGGGGAGGGCGGCACCCTGGAGACCGAGGTCTCCGACACCCTCCTGCACAAGCAGCTCACGCTGTACGCGTCCTGGGTGACCTCCCTGCCGGCCATGGCCGAGCTGGCCCGCAACCTGGTGCGCTGGGGGCTGTCGCCCGAGCGGGTGGTCTCCGACCGCTTCGACCTCGCCGACGCCGACGCCGCCTACCGGCTGGCGGCGGGGGAGAGCCGCGGCAAGGTCGTGCTGACCGCCGGGGCGGGGCAGCGGTGA